One window of the Chitinophagales bacterium genome contains the following:
- the pdhA2 gene encoding pyruvate dehydrogenase E1 component subunit alpha, with protein MVTFARKNPQLAAKTSSKSNITESLLRQWLEIMLLIRRFEERAGVLYGQQKIRGFLHLYIGEEAVAAGTVTAIRKEDPVITAYRDHGLALAKGVSARACMAELFGKKTGCSKGRGGSMHFFSKEHYFFGGHAIVGAHIPLGAGIAFAEKYRGTDNVCLCFFGDGAVRQGALHETLNMAELWELPVVFICENNQYAMGTSVSRSSRVKDIYKLGEPYGMPSRQVDGMSCEAVYKAVSEAVQYAREGKGPSFLEVVTYRYRGHSMSDPAKYRTREEVEEYKKHDPIEQVKQQLLKRKWASEADLQKIEKDIMQIIDDAVEFAEQSPFPDASELYLYNYVQEDYPFLTD; from the coding sequence ATGGTTACTTTTGCCAGGAAAAATCCGCAATTGGCTGCTAAAACCTCTTCCAAAAGTAATATCACCGAATCTTTGCTTAGGCAATGGCTGGAAATTATGCTGCTTATTCGCAGGTTTGAAGAGCGTGCAGGGGTGTTATACGGGCAGCAAAAGATACGCGGCTTTTTGCACCTGTATATCGGAGAAGAAGCCGTTGCGGCCGGCACGGTGACCGCCATTCGTAAAGAAGATCCTGTCATTACTGCGTATCGTGATCACGGACTGGCGCTGGCCAAGGGAGTATCTGCGCGGGCCTGCATGGCTGAGCTTTTCGGGAAAAAGACCGGGTGTAGTAAGGGACGCGGGGGGAGCATGCATTTTTTTTCAAAGGAACATTACTTTTTCGGAGGTCATGCTATCGTAGGCGCTCATATTCCGCTGGGTGCAGGAATAGCATTTGCTGAAAAATATCGCGGTACAGATAACGTATGTCTGTGTTTTTTCGGAGATGGTGCCGTAAGGCAGGGTGCCCTGCACGAAACCCTTAATATGGCTGAATTGTGGGAGCTGCCGGTGGTTTTCATTTGTGAAAATAATCAATACGCAATGGGAACCTCCGTGTCGCGTTCTTCCCGGGTTAAGGATATCTACAAGCTCGGTGAGCCCTACGGAATGCCCAGCAGGCAGGTGGATGGTATGAGCTGCGAAGCGGTGTACAAAGCGGTAAGTGAGGCAGTGCAATACGCCCGTGAAGGAAAGGGCCCCAGTTTTCTGGAAGTGGTTACTTATCGCTATCGGGGCCATTCTATGTCCGACCCGGCCAAATACCGCACACGCGAAGAAGTAGAAGAATACAAAAAACATGACCCTATTGAACAGGTAAAACAACAGTTGCTGAAACGGAAATGGGCTTCGGAGGCAGACCTGCAAAAGATTGAGAAAGATATTATGCAGATTATTGACGATGCAGTGGAATTTGCCGAACAATCCCCTTTCCCCGATGCATCGGAACTGTATTTATACAATTATGTACAGGAGGATTATCCTTTTTTAACAGATTAA
- the ndk gene encoding nucleoside diphosphate kinase: protein MNKTFTMIKPDAVANNYIGPILAKINEAGFRITAMKFTRLTREEAGRFYEIHRERPFYNDLITYMSSGPIVAAILEKENAVEDFRKLIGATDPVKAEKGTIRNLFAKSIEANAIHGSDSDENAERESNFFFSQLERF from the coding sequence ATGAATAAAACCTTTACGATGATCAAGCCGGACGCAGTGGCCAATAATTACATCGGCCCCATACTGGCAAAGATCAACGAAGCGGGCTTTCGTATTACCGCAATGAAGTTTACACGGCTCACGCGTGAGGAGGCCGGGCGATTTTATGAAATACACAGGGAGCGTCCCTTTTATAATGATCTGATTACCTATATGTCATCCGGTCCCATTGTTGCTGCCATTCTGGAAAAAGAAAATGCAGTAGAAGACTTCAGAAAGCTCATAGGAGCCACTGACCCGGTCAAGGCTGAAAAAGGTACCATCAGAAACCTTTTTGCCAAGAGTATTGAAGCCAATGCTATTCATGGCTCAGACTCTGATGAAAATGCCGAGCGGGAAAGTAATTTCTTTTTCTCCCAGCTGGAGCGTTTTTAA
- the ribH gene encoding 6,7-dimethyl-8-ribityllumazine synthase: MATRLKNLSDLDAAPLPEARGWRVGVVVADYHRQITRRLLDGCIRTLMQCGIKEKDIRVVWVPGAFELPAGAQMLAGASKVEAIVCLGCVIKGETKHDEYINQAVATGITQLSLALKKPVIFGLLTTQNLRQAKDRAGGRHGNKGVEAALTAVKMIALHRKLKR, from the coding sequence GTGGCCACCCGTCTGAAAAACCTGTCGGATTTGGATGCAGCTCCGCTTCCTGAAGCCAGAGGCTGGAGAGTGGGGGTGGTAGTTGCGGATTATCATCGCCAAATTACCCGTCGCCTCCTGGATGGCTGTATCCGCACTTTAATGCAATGCGGCATAAAAGAGAAAGACATCCGGGTGGTGTGGGTTCCGGGTGCTTTTGAGTTGCCGGCCGGAGCCCAGATGCTCGCGGGAGCTTCCAAGGTGGAAGCCATTGTCTGCCTGGGATGCGTCATTAAAGGTGAAACCAAACATGATGAGTATATTAACCAGGCAGTAGCCACCGGTATAACACAACTTTCCCTGGCATTGAAAAAGCCGGTGATATTTGGCCTTCTGACCACGCAGAATCTCCGGCAGGCCAAAGATAGGGCCGGGGGCCGGCATGGCAACAAAGGAGTGGAGGCAGCTCTCACAGCAGTGAAAATGATTGCTCTGCATAGAAAATTGAAACGGTGA
- the lpdA2 gene encoding dihydrolipoyl dehydrogenase, with the protein MYDILIIGSGPGGYVAAIRASQLGMKTAVVERAELGGICLNWGCIPTKALLKSAQVFDYLKHAEDYGIHVKDATADFGNIIKRSREVASAMSNGVQFLMKKNKIDVINGTGRLKAGNKVAVTDAAGKTTEYTARHIILATGARSKELPNLPQDGKRIIGYREAMSLQKKPESMVIVGAGAIGVEFAYFYNSIGTRVTLVEFLPRIVPAEDEEVSRELLRSFKKQGIEVLTGSSVESVTTSTKGCEVKIKTPDGQQTVMCEVLLSAAGISANIEGIGLEETGVKTEKGKVVVDAFYRTTATGIYAIGDIVQGPALAHVASAEGIICVEKIAGLNPQPLDYNNLPSCTYCQPEIASVGYTEAQAKEKGYEVKVGKFPFTASGKARAAGLREGFVKVIFDARYGEWLGAHFIGANVTEMIAEVVVARKLETTGHEIIKSVHPHPTMSEAVMEAVAAAYGEVIHL; encoded by the coding sequence ATGTATGATATTCTCATTATCGGTTCCGGGCCGGGAGGTTATGTGGCTGCAATCAGAGCCTCTCAGCTCGGAATGAAAACCGCTGTAGTGGAGCGTGCTGAGCTGGGCGGAATATGTCTGAACTGGGGCTGTATCCCCACAAAAGCGCTTCTGAAGAGCGCTCAGGTTTTTGACTACCTGAAACACGCTGAAGATTATGGTATTCATGTAAAGGATGCAACTGCTGACTTCGGCAATATCATAAAACGCAGCCGCGAGGTTGCATCCGCCATGAGCAATGGGGTACAGTTTCTGATGAAAAAAAACAAAATTGATGTCATAAACGGCACCGGTCGCCTCAAAGCGGGAAATAAGGTCGCAGTCACCGATGCAGCCGGCAAAACCACCGAGTATACGGCCCGCCACATCATTCTTGCTACAGGAGCACGGTCAAAGGAGCTACCCAACCTCCCACAGGACGGTAAGCGCATTATCGGATATCGGGAAGCCATGAGCCTGCAGAAAAAACCCGAAAGCATGGTGATAGTAGGAGCCGGTGCCATCGGTGTGGAGTTTGCATACTTTTACAACAGCATAGGCACGCGGGTAACTCTTGTAGAGTTCTTGCCGCGTATTGTACCGGCAGAAGATGAAGAAGTATCACGGGAGCTGCTGCGCAGTTTTAAAAAACAGGGTATTGAAGTGCTCACCGGCTCATCTGTGGAAAGTGTCACCACCTCAACAAAGGGCTGCGAGGTGAAAATCAAAACCCCTGACGGACAGCAAACCGTTATGTGTGAGGTGCTGCTCTCCGCTGCCGGAATTTCAGCCAACATTGAAGGCATCGGTCTGGAAGAAACTGGGGTGAAAACAGAAAAGGGCAAAGTTGTGGTAGATGCATTTTATCGTACCACAGCCACCGGTATCTATGCTATAGGAGACATTGTGCAAGGCCCGGCTCTGGCCCATGTAGCCTCTGCTGAGGGCATTATCTGTGTGGAAAAAATTGCCGGTCTGAATCCTCAGCCGCTGGATTATAATAATTTGCCCTCCTGTACCTATTGTCAGCCGGAAATTGCTTCAGTAGGATACACCGAAGCCCAGGCCAAAGAAAAAGGGTACGAGGTGAAAGTGGGGAAGTTTCCTTTTACAGCATCGGGCAAGGCACGGGCAGCCGGCCTGCGCGAAGGATTCGTTAAAGTAATCTTTGACGCCCGTTATGGCGAGTGGCTGGGTGCACATTTTATTGGGGCTAATGTAACTGAAATGATTGCCGAAGTGGTGGTAGCCCGCAAGCTGGAAACCACAGGCCATGAAATCATCAAATCAGTACACCCCCACCCTACTATGTCAGAGGCGGTAATGGAAGCCGTAGCAGCAGCATACGGAGAAGTAATTCATCTATAA
- a CDS encoding dihydropteroate synthase, which produces MAAKNNPFCKKLTLNCNGRILDFTTPRIMGILNLTPDSFYDGGRFVRMRDVVQHAARMLEEGADILDAGGVSSRPGAPLVEPQEEMARVIPALRELRKAFPDAIISVDTFRAAVAEVAVNEGADMINDISAGALDPDMIETVARLKIPYILMHMKGTPATMQQQPHYEDVTAEISDFFTEKLSLLSKAGVQDIILDPGFGFGKSVEHNYTLLKNFSHFRIFGLPLMVGISRKSMICRPLKLSPAEALNGTTALHAIALLNGADLLRVHDVAEARQTVELIKLYHCVSKPAGY; this is translated from the coding sequence ATGGCTGCTAAAAATAATCCTTTTTGCAAAAAATTAACCCTGAACTGCAACGGACGCATACTGGATTTCACCACCCCACGGATTATGGGTATTTTAAACCTGACTCCCGATTCTTTTTATGACGGAGGGCGGTTTGTCCGGATGCGTGACGTGGTGCAACATGCAGCCCGCATGCTGGAAGAAGGGGCTGACATCCTGGATGCAGGAGGCGTTTCATCCCGCCCCGGAGCTCCGCTGGTTGAGCCGCAGGAGGAAATGGCAAGGGTAATACCCGCTTTGCGTGAGCTTCGGAAAGCCTTTCCGGATGCCATTATTTCCGTTGATACTTTTCGGGCAGCCGTGGCTGAAGTTGCCGTGAACGAAGGAGCTGACATGATCAATGACATCTCAGCCGGAGCACTTGACCCTGACATGATTGAAACGGTTGCGCGGCTCAAAATCCCTTATATTCTCATGCACATGAAGGGCACACCTGCCACTATGCAGCAACAACCGCATTATGAGGATGTAACTGCAGAGATTAGTGATTTTTTTACGGAAAAACTTTCTCTTCTAAGCAAGGCTGGTGTGCAGGATATTATTCTTGACCCGGGATTTGGCTTCGGAAAAAGCGTGGAGCACAATTATACATTGCTGAAAAATTTTTCTCACTTCCGCATTTTTGGCCTGCCGTTGATGGTCGGTATATCCAGAAAGTCCATGATATGCAGACCTCTGAAGTTATCTCCTGCCGAAGCGCTTAATGGCACTACTGCCCTGCATGCCATTGCCCTGCTCAATGGTGCCGATCTGCTGCGTGTGCATGATGTGGCGGAGGCGCGGCAGACAGTTGAACTAATTAAACTGTATCATTGCGTATCTAAACCTGCGGGTTACTGA
- a CDS encoding membrane protein — protein sequence MFGFKIGFLDFSFFDILDVLLVAILLYQVYKLLRGSIAFNIFMGMLLVYMMWFIVRMLDMELLGGIIGNFIEVGVIALLIVFQPEVRKFLLFLGRSSRFSRYNNYLKTLLGKDKRKPVFDYQLQEILTAITDFQKSRTGAILVISTTSRLQFYANTGVAIDGYISAKLLESIFEKNSPLHDGAVIIADSRIIAAGCVLPVSDNPDLPSRLGLRHRATVGITEHSDALAVVVSEETGEIAYARNGELYQNVSIPELEGILFRFFES from the coding sequence ATGTTTGGCTTCAAAATAGGATTTCTGGACTTCAGTTTTTTTGACATCCTGGATGTATTGCTGGTAGCCATTCTGCTGTATCAGGTGTATAAGCTTCTGCGCGGAAGCATTGCCTTTAACATTTTCATGGGCATGCTGCTGGTATATATGATGTGGTTTATTGTGCGCATGCTGGATATGGAGCTGCTGGGAGGCATCATAGGTAATTTTATAGAAGTGGGCGTCATTGCCCTGCTGATCGTTTTTCAGCCTGAAGTGCGGAAGTTTTTGCTGTTTCTGGGACGTAGCAGCCGTTTCAGCCGATATAATAACTACCTGAAAACACTGTTGGGTAAAGACAAACGCAAACCTGTATTTGATTACCAGCTACAGGAGATCCTTACAGCTATTACCGACTTTCAAAAATCCAGGACAGGTGCTATCCTCGTAATATCTACCACTTCGCGGCTGCAATTTTATGCAAACACCGGTGTGGCCATTGACGGTTACATATCCGCAAAACTGCTGGAGAGCATTTTTGAAAAAAACAGCCCCCTGCATGACGGTGCTGTAATTATTGCCGATTCCAGAATTATTGCAGCCGGCTGCGTGTTGCCGGTTTCTGATAATCCCGACCTGCCCTCCCGACTGGGGCTGCGTCACCGTGCGACTGTTGGCATTACCGAACACAGCGATGCACTGGCCGTGGTAGTCTCTGAAGAAACAGGTGAGATCGCCTATGCCCGAAACGGAGAGCTGTATCAAAACGTAAGCATTCCCGAACTGGAAGGCATTCTTTTTCGCTTCTTTGAAAGCTGA
- a CDS encoding MBL fold metallo-hydrolase, which produces MRLYTIDTGFFKLDGGAMFGVVPKTIWNKINPADEKNLCTWAMRCLLIETGSALVLIDCGLGNKQSEKFFSYYEPHGNTTLLDSLSRHGFSPNDVTDVVLTHLHFDHCGGAINKEGERYVPAFPNAVYWTDEAHWQWALHPNDREKASFLRENILPIEASGQLRFLKQGSDVYPGFDYIRVFGHTEAMIIPLIRFKEITLAYMADLIPSAGHIPVPYVMGYDVRPLITMQEKKDFLKKAYENNYVLFFEHDPQIECCSLQLSEKGVRLKQTFTLQEIIG; this is translated from the coding sequence ATGCGCCTGTATACCATTGACACGGGATTTTTTAAACTGGATGGCGGAGCCATGTTCGGAGTGGTACCGAAAACCATCTGGAATAAAATCAACCCTGCAGATGAAAAGAACCTGTGCACCTGGGCTATGCGCTGCCTGCTGATAGAAACCGGCTCTGCTCTGGTGCTGATTGACTGCGGACTGGGCAATAAACAAAGCGAGAAATTTTTCAGCTACTACGAGCCACATGGAAACACCACGTTATTGGATTCTTTGTCCAGACATGGCTTTTCCCCGAATGATGTGACCGATGTGGTATTGACTCATTTGCATTTTGACCATTGCGGAGGAGCTATCAATAAAGAGGGAGAACGCTACGTTCCGGCATTTCCCAATGCAGTGTACTGGACCGATGAAGCACACTGGCAATGGGCACTCCATCCCAATGACAGGGAAAAAGCCTCTTTTCTCCGGGAAAATATTTTGCCCATAGAGGCTAGCGGGCAGCTTCGCTTTTTAAAGCAGGGTAGTGACGTTTATCCGGGTTTTGATTATATACGCGTATTCGGACATACTGAGGCTATGATCATTCCCTTGATTCGCTTTAAGGAAATCACCCTCGCATACATGGCTGACCTCATTCCTTCTGCCGGGCATATTCCGGTTCCCTACGTTATGGGCTATGATGTGCGACCGTTGATTACCATGCAGGAGAAAAAAGATTTTTTAAAAAAAGCTTATGAAAATAACTATGTGCTCTTTTTTGAGCATGACCCGCAAATAGAATGCTGCTCTCTTCAGCTGTCGGAAAAGGGAGTGCGCCTGAAACAGACCTTCACATTACAGGAAATCATAGGCTAG
- the recF gene encoding DNA replication and repair protein RecF — translation MFVHSVHLYNFRNYGESSFAFEKRLIAITGRNGCGKTNLVDAIHYLCLTKSYFATTDFQNIRHQASGFALRATIEKELVHTIKCRVEKDKRKDFYLDDQRYERLSDHIGSFPVVFSAPTDATLIYGGSEERRRLLDIALSQTDPLYLQQLQEYNRLLLQRNALLKSFAESGSFNASLLETYDEKIIGPATYLYQHRKRAVMEIGAPLQQLCNLLSDEHESMTLHYASDLSETSQEALLAANIAKDRASGRTTAGIHRDDLLFSMDDNVIRRFASQGQQKSFLLALKLGIYEWLRQKTGIKPLLILDDVFDKLDAQRSRRLLHILFSDNYGQVFLTDTDHDLLRKMLTSRDDATLLHLENFPVTS, via the coding sequence ATGTTTGTCCATTCCGTTCACCTTTACAATTTTAGAAACTACGGAGAATCATCCTTTGCCTTTGAAAAAAGACTGATTGCCATCACAGGCAGAAATGGCTGCGGAAAAACCAACCTTGTAGATGCTATCCACTATCTGTGTCTGACCAAATCCTATTTTGCCACCACTGATTTTCAAAATATCCGACATCAGGCTTCCGGGTTTGCTCTCAGAGCAACGATAGAAAAAGAGCTGGTACACACCATTAAGTGTCGGGTAGAAAAAGACAAGCGCAAAGATTTTTATCTGGATGACCAGCGCTATGAAAGACTATCAGACCACATAGGCTCATTTCCGGTTGTCTTCAGTGCTCCCACCGATGCCACGCTCATATATGGTGGCAGTGAGGAACGCAGGCGTCTGCTGGATATCGCATTATCTCAAACCGACCCGCTTTACTTGCAACAGTTACAGGAGTATAACCGCCTTCTGCTGCAGCGTAATGCCCTGTTGAAAAGTTTTGCGGAAAGTGGCTCCTTCAACGCTTCCCTGCTGGAAACCTATGACGAAAAAATTATTGGCCCGGCTACTTACCTCTATCAGCATCGCAAACGGGCAGTAATGGAAATTGGTGCTCCCCTACAGCAGCTCTGCAACCTGCTCTCTGACGAGCATGAATCCATGACCCTGCACTATGCATCAGACCTTTCAGAGACTTCGCAAGAAGCTCTGTTGGCCGCCAACATTGCTAAAGATCGCGCATCAGGCCGCACCACGGCAGGCATCCATCGTGATGATCTCCTATTTAGCATGGACGATAATGTCATTCGCAGATTTGCTTCTCAGGGACAGCAAAAGTCTTTCCTCCTTGCCCTGAAGCTGGGTATTTATGAATGGCTCCGGCAAAAAACGGGCATCAAGCCGCTGCTGATTCTGGATGATGTTTTTGACAAGCTGGATGCCCAACGCAGCAGGCGCCTGCTGCATATCCTTTTTTCCGATAATTACGGCCAGGTTTTTCTCACTGACACCGACCATGATTTGCTGCGAAAAATGCTGACCAGCCGGGATGATGCAACCTTATTGCACTTAGAAAATTTTCCGGTAACTTCATAG
- a CDS encoding peptide ABC transporter permease, which yields MTGYIVKRLAYGLLVIAGVILIIFFLFNVLPVNSARLTLGQRADVSSVEAIEKELGLNLPLHKRLIKYVGELSPLWVHSRSAGEQEKFGYITLIPLGTQVLALKMPYLGRSYQTRKLVSQILAEKIPQTIILALASMLLASILGIAMGVFAAVHHNKFWDNTLVTLSVFGISQPSYFTGIVLALLFGYLWHDYTGLNHVGSLFELNDFGDEVINWKNLILPAIALGVRPVAIITQLTRSAMLDVLSQDYIRTARAKGLGFYTVIFKHALRNALNPVVTSISGWLAALLAGAYFVEIIFDYKGLGYETVKALLNFDFPVVMGSVLFTAITFVVINMLTDVVYAFLDPRISIAERS from the coding sequence GTGACAGGCTATATTGTGAAAAGACTGGCCTATGGGCTGCTGGTGATAGCAGGTGTCATTCTGATTATCTTTTTTCTCTTCAATGTACTTCCGGTAAACTCAGCCAGGCTTACGCTGGGGCAGCGCGCAGATGTTTCTTCCGTAGAAGCTATTGAAAAAGAATTGGGGCTTAATCTGCCTTTACATAAGCGTTTGATTAAGTATGTCGGGGAGCTGTCTCCGCTATGGGTACACAGCCGTTCGGCCGGGGAGCAGGAGAAATTTGGATACATAACCCTGATACCTTTGGGCACGCAGGTCCTGGCACTGAAGATGCCCTATCTGGGACGCTCCTATCAGACCCGCAAGCTGGTTTCCCAAATTCTTGCCGAAAAAATACCACAGACGATTATCCTTGCGCTTGCCTCTATGTTGCTGGCTTCGATACTTGGTATCGCCATGGGTGTCTTTGCTGCCGTCCATCACAATAAGTTCTGGGATAATACACTAGTTACCCTTTCGGTATTTGGTATTTCACAACCGTCTTATTTTACCGGAATTGTGCTGGCTCTGTTGTTTGGCTACCTATGGCATGACTATACAGGATTGAACCATGTGGGGTCTTTATTTGAGCTAAACGATTTTGGCGATGAAGTAATAAACTGGAAAAACCTGATCCTCCCGGCTATAGCCCTTGGGGTGCGGCCCGTGGCTATCATTACGCAACTTACCCGCAGTGCCATGCTGGATGTGTTGTCGCAGGATTATATCCGTACGGCCAGGGCAAAGGGCCTGGGGTTTTATACCGTAATTTTCAAGCATGCCTTGCGCAATGCCCTTAATCCGGTGGTTACTTCCATTTCTGGCTGGCTGGCAGCCCTGCTTGCCGGAGCATATTTTGTAGAAATTATTTTTGATTACAAAGGGCTGGGATATGAAACCGTAAAGGCTCTGCTCAACTTTGATTTTCCTGTGGTAATGGGTTCGGTGCTCTTCACTGCAATCACCTTTGTGGTGATTAATATGCTCACCGATGTAGTATATGCTTTTCTTGACCCCCGCATTTCCATAGCGGAGCGGAGTTAA
- a CDS encoding exopolyphosphatase: MPDTNPLSLTRQLTAARKVVITTHANPDGDAMGSSLAMFHYLKKKGCVPAVIVPTSYPDFLAWLPGNEQVLVYQNGGGKADQLIAEAEIIVCLDFNALSRTGDMENALRSASALKAVIDHHISPDTFPDFLISDVAKSSTAEIVYDFITVCGDEGLIDKEIAECLFTGILTDTGGFQFPTTTAAVHRKAAFLIECGADNHAIYERVFNTFSEMRLRLFGYCIERMKLFKDLKTALIVLSRNELQRFAVRQGDTEGLVNFPMKMQEINLSVLIVDRTERIKLSFRSRGTFDVNQFAREHFNGGGHRNAAGGYSFESLEKVVQKFESILPQYREALQY; this comes from the coding sequence ATGCCTGATACCAATCCGCTGTCCCTGACACGTCAGCTGACTGCCGCTCGTAAGGTGGTCATCACTACACATGCCAATCCTGATGGTGATGCGATGGGTTCAAGCCTGGCCATGTTTCATTATCTGAAGAAAAAAGGATGTGTTCCGGCAGTTATCGTCCCTACTTCCTATCCTGATTTTCTTGCGTGGCTGCCGGGTAATGAGCAGGTGCTTGTGTATCAGAATGGGGGCGGCAAAGCAGATCAGCTGATAGCGGAAGCCGAAATCATCGTTTGCCTGGATTTTAATGCGCTTTCACGCACGGGTGATATGGAGAATGCCCTTCGTTCGGCTTCAGCACTGAAGGCGGTAATTGACCACCATATCAGTCCGGATACTTTCCCTGATTTTCTGATCTCCGATGTTGCCAAAAGCTCTACGGCTGAAATTGTCTATGATTTCATAACGGTTTGCGGAGACGAAGGACTTATTGATAAGGAAATCGCAGAGTGCCTCTTCACAGGTATCCTTACCGATACGGGAGGTTTTCAGTTTCCGACTACTACGGCTGCGGTGCATCGCAAGGCAGCTTTTCTCATTGAGTGCGGAGCGGATAATCATGCTATTTACGAAAGAGTGTTTAACACCTTTTCCGAAATGCGCCTGCGTCTCTTCGGGTATTGCATAGAAAGAATGAAATTGTTTAAAGACCTCAAAACTGCGCTTATTGTACTAAGCCGCAATGAATTGCAGCGCTTTGCTGTCAGGCAGGGCGATACCGAGGGGCTGGTAAATTTTCCTATGAAGATGCAGGAGATTAATCTGTCCGTGCTTATTGTGGATCGCACCGAGCGGATAAAGTTGTCGTTCAGGTCAAGAGGAACTTTTGACGTTAACCAGTTTGCCCGCGAGCATTTCAACGGAGGAGGTCATCGCAACGCAGCCGGAGGATATTCCTTTGAAAGTCTGGAAAAAGTGGTTCAAAAGTTTGAAAGCATTCTCCCGCAGTATCGGGAGGCGCTTCAGTATTGA